A portion of the Salvia splendens isolate huo1 unplaced genomic scaffold, SspV2 ctg640, whole genome shotgun sequence genome contains these proteins:
- the LOC121790852 gene encoding 60S ribosomal protein L36-2-like, translating to MAPKQQNSGIFVGLEKGHVVTPKELAPRPSERKGKTSKRVHFVRSLIREVAGFAPYEKRITELLKVGKDKRALKVAKRKLGTHKRAKKKREEMSGALRKMRAAGGGEKKK from the exons ATGGCTCCGAAGCAGCAAAACAGTGGGATATTTGTTGGGTTGGAAAAGGGGCATGTCGTTACCCCGAAGGAGTTGGCGCCACGCCCGTCTGAGAGGAAGGGT AAAACAAGCAAGAGAGTGCATTTTGTGAGGAGTCTCATCAGAGAAGTGGCTGGGTTTGCACCTTATGAGAAGAGGATCACCGAACTTCTCAAAGTCGGCAAGGACAAGAGGGCTTTGAAGGTAGCTAAGAGAAAATTGGGCACCCACAAGAGGgccaaaaagaagagagaggagaTGTCTGGTGCTCTCCGCAAGATGAG GGCCGCCGGTGGTGGTGAGAAGAAGAAGTGA
- the LOC121790856 gene encoding short-chain dehydrogenase TIC 32, chloroplastic-like codes for MWLFMRNGPSGFSSASTAEEVLTNGIDASGLNAIVTGASSGIGLETARVLAKRGVHVVMGIRNMGVGEKLKQGIIKANPAANVDAIQLDLSSMQSVRNFASQFTSSGLPLNILINNAGIMVPPFTLSPDNIELQFATNYLGHFLLTHLLLDTMKKTARDTKREGRIVNLSSVAHRNSYTEGIRFDKINDEKSYSKLILHANELARWLKEEGADLTANSVHPGVITTNLFRHLGIFEGNLGIFEGLVSSVGRLVLKNVQQVASTTCYVALHPQLKGVSGEYFSNNNLDKADAKATDKDLAAKLWDYTMDLINK; via the exons ATGTGGCTGTTCATGAGAAATGGGCCTTCTGGATTTTCTTCTGCTTCCACAGCTGAGGAAGTat TAACCAATGGAATTGATGCATCTGGCCTCAATGCTATTGTTACAG GGGCATCAAGTGGTATAGGATTGGAAACAGCACGTGTTCTTGCAAAGCGTGGTGTTCATGTTGTGATGGGAATAAGAAATATGGGTGTTGGAGAGAAATTGAAACAAGGAATCATCAAAGCGAATCCAGCTGCTAATGTTGATGCCATTCAGTTAGATCTCAGCTCCATGCAATCTGTTCGAAACTTTGCGTCCCAGTTTACATCGTCAGGTCTACCGCTGAACATTTTGat TAATAATGCTGGAATCATGGTGCCGCCTTTCACACTGTCTCCAGACAACATAGAGCTGCAGTTTGCTACAAACTATTTAG GTCATTTCCTTCTAACACACTTGTTACTGGACACGATGAAGAAGACAGCCCGTGACACAAAGAGGGAGGGGAGGATTGTGAACCTCTCCTCAGTGGCTCATCGTAATTCGTACACAGAAGGAATCCGATTTGACAAAATCAACGATGAAAAAAG TTATTCTAAGCTTATACTGCACGCTAACGAGCTGGCTAGATGGTTAAAG GAAGAGGGTGCAGACCTAACAGCAAATTCAGTTCATCCTGGAGTAATCACGACCAATCTTTTCCGTCATCTTGGTATTTTTGAAGGTAATCTTGGCATTTTCGAAG GTTTAGTGAGCAGCGTTGGTCGACTGGTGCTCAAAAACGTTCAACAG GTGGCCTCAACTACCTGTTATGTGGCGTTGCATCCACAGCTCAAAGGCGTCAGCGGTGAATACTTTTCGAACAACAATTTGGACAAGGCAGATGCCAAGGCTACTGACAAAGATTTGGCTGCTAAACTTTGGGATTATACAATGGACCTGataaataaatag